In Deltaproteobacteria bacterium, the genomic window CCTTGAAAAAGATCCGTCTTTACGAAGCCGGGCACCCGGTACCGGACCGACGGGGCGTCGAGGGCGGGGCGGAGATCCTGTCGCTGGTGGGCGGCTGTGGCAATAGGGACCTGGTCCTTTGTCTCATTTCAGGCGGCGGTTCGGCGCTGCTCGTGGCGCCTGCCCCGGGGATTGCACTCGAAGACAAGCAGGACGTCACCCGCCTGCTGCTGGGGTGCGGCGCCGACATCCACGCCATCAACACCGTCCGTAAACACCTGTCCCGGGTAAAAGGCGGCGGTTTGGCGCGTTGTGCCCACCCGGCCACGGTGGCCAGCCTGATTCTTTCCGACGTCATCGGCGACGACCTGAGTGTGATCGCATCGGGGCCGACCGTTCCGGATATGTCGACCTTTCAGGACGCCGAACATATACTGAAACACCACGGCATCTGGAGCCGGGTGCCGACCCGGGTAAAGGAAAGGATCGTCGCCGGCGTGGACGGGGAGATCCCGGACACCCCCAAAGCGGGCGATGTCGTTTTCACCGGCTGCCACCCGGTGTTGATCGGCGCCAACCTGCAGGCCCTGAATGCTGCCGGCGACAAAGCCGCGCGGCTGGGCTACCGCCGTTTGATTCTCAGCGCGGCCATCGAGGGGGAAGCCCGGGAGGTCGCCAAAGTCCTTACGGCCGTTGCCCGGGAGATTCGCAGGTCGGGCAACCCGCTCGAACCGCCGGCCTGCATTTTGTGCGGCGGGGAAACCACGGTGACGATCCGCGGCGGAGGCAAGGGGGGGCGCAACCAGGAATTCGCCCTGGCAGCGGTTCCGTTGCTGGACGGCAGCGACGGTGTTGTTGTTCTGGCCGGCGG contains:
- a CDS encoding glycerate kinase, with product MVTSGADLDTMRRHAIEIFEAGLAAVDPFQAVFRHVALEENGLRIGEHRFGLKDYDRILVVGAGKAGAPMARALERLLGDRIADGVIVVKEGHALPLKKIRLYEAGHPVPDRRGVEGGAEILSLVGGCGNRDLVLCLISGGGSALLVAPAPGIALEDKQDVTRLLLGCGADIHAINTVRKHLSRVKGGGLARCAHPATVASLILSDVIGDDLSVIASGPTVPDMSTFQDAEHILKHHGIWSRVPTRVKERIVAGVDGEIPDTPKAGDVVFTGCHPVLIGANLQALNAAGDKAARLGYRRLILSAAIEGEAREVAKVLTAVAREIRRSGNPLEPPACILCGGETTVTIRGGGKGGRNQEFALAAVPLLDGSDGVVVLAGGTDGNDGPTDAAGALADSGSFARAREKGLNPREHLDRNDAYPFFRALGDLLVTGPTRTNVMDVYLALVA